One genomic window of Citrobacter sp. Marseille-Q6884 includes the following:
- the moaC gene encoding cyclic pyranopterin monophosphate synthase MoaC: protein MSQLTHINAAGEAHMVDVSAKAETVREARAEAFVTMRSETLAMIIDGSHHKGDVFATARIAGIQAAKRTWDLIPLCHPLMLSKVEVNLHAEPEHNRVRIESLCRLTGKTGVEMEALTAASVAALTIYDMCKAVQKDMVIGPVRLLAKSGGKSGDFKADAHD, encoded by the coding sequence ATGTCGCAACTGACTCATATTAACGCCGCTGGCGAAGCGCACATGGTGGATGTTTCTGCCAAAGCGGAAACCGTACGCGAGGCGCGTGCTGAAGCCTTTGTCACCATGCGTAGCGAAACCCTGGCAATGATTATCGACGGCAGCCACCACAAAGGTGATGTCTTCGCGACCGCCCGAATTGCGGGTATTCAGGCAGCCAAACGGACCTGGGATCTCATTCCGCTGTGTCACCCACTGATGCTGAGCAAGGTTGAAGTTAATCTGCATGCCGAGCCAGAGCACAACCGCGTACGTATTGAATCGCTGTGTCGTTTAACGGGCAAAACTGGCGTCGAAATGGAGGCCTTAACCGCGGCTTCCGTGGCGGCGCTGACCATCTACGACATGTGCAAAGCGGTACAAAAGGATATGGTGATTGGTCCGGTACGCTTGCTGGCGAAAAGCGGCGGCAAGTCAGGCGACTTTAAGGCGGATGCACATGATTAA
- the moaD gene encoding molybdopterin synthase sulfur carrier subunit: protein MIKVLFFAQVRELVGTDTVEVAAEFSTVEALRQHLAAKSDRWALALEDGKLLAAVNQTLVSFDSPVKSGDEVAFFPPVTGG from the coding sequence ATGATTAAAGTACTTTTCTTCGCCCAGGTGCGAGAGCTGGTGGGTACGGATACGGTAGAGGTTGCGGCAGAGTTTTCGACGGTTGAGGCGCTGCGCCAGCATCTGGCGGCCAAAAGCGATCGTTGGGCGCTGGCTCTGGAAGACGGCAAGCTACTGGCGGCGGTAAACCAGACGCTGGTCAGCTTTGACAGTCCCGTAAAATCAGGGGATGAAGTGGCCTTCTTCCCACCGGTAACCGGAGGCTGA
- a CDS encoding Bax inhibitor-1 family protein, whose translation MDRFPRSDSIVQARSGLQTYMAQVYGWMTCGLLLTAFIAWYAANTPAVMMFVFSSKITFFGLIIAQLALVFVLSGMVQKLSAGMATTLFMLYSALTGLTLSSIFIVYTYSSIASTFVVTGGMFGIMSLYGYTTKRDLSGFGNMLFMALIGIVLASLVNFWLKSEALMWAVTYIGVIVFVGLTAYDTQKLKNIGEQIDLRDSGNLRKYAILGALTLYLDFINLFLMLLRIFGNRR comes from the coding sequence ATGGACCGATTCCCACGATCCGATTCCATTGTACAGGCCCGTTCCGGCCTGCAAACGTATATGGCGCAGGTCTACGGCTGGATGACCTGCGGATTGTTACTGACGGCGTTTATTGCCTGGTATGCGGCGAATACGCCCGCGGTGATGATGTTTGTCTTTTCCAGCAAAATCACCTTTTTTGGACTGATCATCGCCCAACTTGCGCTGGTCTTTGTCTTGTCCGGAATGGTGCAGAAGCTCAGTGCCGGAATGGCAACCACGCTATTTATGCTCTATTCGGCATTAACCGGACTGACGCTGTCGAGTATCTTTATCGTCTATACCTATTCGTCTATCGCCAGCACCTTTGTGGTGACCGGCGGGATGTTCGGTATCATGAGTCTGTACGGTTACACCACGAAGCGCGATCTCAGCGGCTTCGGCAATATGCTGTTTATGGCGTTGATCGGTATCGTACTGGCGTCACTGGTTAACTTCTGGTTGAAAAGCGAAGCGCTGATGTGGGCGGTGACCTATATCGGGGTGATCGTGTTTGTCGGCCTGACAGCCTATGACACACAGAAGCTGAAGAACATTGGCGAGCAGATCGACCTGCGTGACAGCGGCAACCTGCGTAAATACGCGATTCTCGGCGCATTAACGCTGTATCTGGACTTCATCAACCTGTTCCTGATGCTGCTGCGTATCTTTGGTAATCGTCGCTAA
- the moaB gene encoding molybdenum cofactor biosynthesis protein B, giving the protein MSQVSAEFIPTRIAILTVSSRRGEEDDTSGHYLRDSALEAGHQVVDKAIVKENRYAIRAQVSAWIASDDVQVVLITGGTGLTEGDQAPEALLPLFDREVEGFGEVFRMLSFEEIGTATLQSRAIAGVANKTLIFAMPGSTKACRTAWENIIAPQLDARTRPCNFHPHLKK; this is encoded by the coding sequence ATGAGTCAGGTAAGCGCTGAATTTATCCCGACACGCATTGCTATTCTTACTGTTTCCAGTCGTCGTGGCGAAGAAGACGACACCTCCGGTCATTATCTGCGAGACTCGGCGCTTGAAGCGGGTCATCAGGTAGTGGATAAAGCGATTGTCAAAGAAAACCGTTACGCTATTCGTGCCCAGGTCTCAGCCTGGATTGCCAGCGACGACGTCCAGGTGGTGCTCATTACGGGTGGCACCGGGTTGACTGAAGGTGACCAGGCGCCGGAAGCCCTGCTGCCGCTGTTCGACAGAGAAGTGGAAGGGTTTGGCGAAGTGTTCCGTATGCTCTCTTTCGAAGAGATCGGTACCGCGACGCTGCAATCCCGTGCGATTGCCGGGGTGGCCAATAAAACGCTGATTTTTGCCATGCCGGGTTCGACAAAAGCCTGTCGTACCGCCTGGGAAAATATCATTGCGCCGCAGCTCGATGCCCGCACTCGTCCGTGTAACTTCCACCCACATTTGAAGAAATAA
- the yvcK gene encoding uridine diphosphate-N-acetylglucosamine-binding protein YvcK produces MRTRTLADLDRVVALGGGHGLGRVLSSLSPLGSRLTGIVTTTDNGGSTGRIRRSEGGIAWGDMRNCLNQLITQPSVASAMFEYRFGGNGELSGHNLGNLMLKALDHLSVRPLEAINLIRSLLKVDAHLIPMSELPVDLMAIDDQGHEVYGEVNIDQLTIPPQELMLSPKVPTTREAVEAIAEADLILIGPGSFYTSLMPILLLDDMAQALRRTPAPMVYIGNLGRELSLPAASLTLADKLAIIEQYVGKKVIDAVVVGPKVDVSAVTDRVVIQDVLEASDIPYRHDRQLLHTALEKAVQALG; encoded by the coding sequence ATGCGTACTCGCACGCTGGCGGATCTGGATCGCGTTGTCGCTCTCGGCGGAGGGCATGGATTAGGGCGCGTTCTCTCTTCACTTTCTCCATTGGGTTCACGCCTGACGGGTATCGTCACCACCACCGATAATGGCGGTTCCACAGGGCGAATCCGTCGCTCTGAAGGGGGTATCGCCTGGGGAGACATGCGTAACTGTCTGAACCAGTTAATTACCCAACCAAGCGTTGCATCCGCGATGTTTGAGTATCGTTTTGGCGGTAACGGCGAACTTTCCGGGCATAACCTCGGAAATCTGATGTTAAAGGCGCTCGACCACCTGAGCGTGCGGCCTCTGGAGGCCATCAATTTAATTCGCAGCCTGTTGAAAGTGGATGCGCATTTAATTCCAATGTCAGAACTGCCGGTGGATCTGATGGCTATCGACGATCAGGGGCATGAGGTCTATGGCGAAGTGAATATCGACCAGCTCACTATCCCCCCTCAGGAACTGATGCTGTCGCCAAAGGTTCCCACGACGCGGGAAGCGGTTGAAGCTATCGCTGAAGCGGATCTCATCCTGATTGGGCCAGGCAGTTTTTACACCAGCCTGATGCCCATTCTGCTCCTTGACGACATGGCGCAGGCATTACGGCGCACACCGGCTCCGATGGTCTATATCGGCAATCTGGGGCGTGAATTAAGCCTGCCAGCCGCCAGTCTGACGCTTGCCGATAAGCTGGCAATCATTGAGCAATACGTGGGCAAGAAGGTGATTGATGCGGTGGTTGTCGGGCCAAAAGTGGATGTTTCCGCCGTCACCGACCGCGTGGTGATTCAGGACGTGCTGGAAGCCAGCGATATTCCCTACCGCCATGACCGCCAGTTGCTGCACACCGCGCTGGAGAAAGCGGTACAGGCACTGGGTTGA
- the moaA gene encoding GTP 3',8-cyclase MoaA: MGSQLTDAFARKFYYLRLSITDVCNFRCTYCLPDGYKPGGVTNNGFLTVDEIRRVTRAFASLGTEKVRLTGGEPSLRRDFTDIIAAVRENDAIRQIAVTTNGYRLARDAATWRDAGLTALNVSVDSLDARQFHAITGQDKFQQVMAGIDAAFDAGFEKVKVNTVLMRDVNHHQLDTFLAWIQPRPIQLRFIELMETGEGSSLFRKHHISGQVLRDELLRRGWIHQLRQRSDGPAQVFCHPDYAGEIGLIMPYEKDFCATCNRLRVSSVGKLHLCLFGEGGVSLRDLLEDDAQQSALEERISTALLEKKQTHFLHQNNTGITQNLSYIGG; the protein is encoded by the coding sequence ATGGGCTCTCAACTTACCGATGCTTTCGCACGTAAGTTTTATTACTTACGTTTGTCGATTACCGATGTGTGTAACTTTCGTTGCACCTACTGTCTGCCGGATGGCTACAAGCCTGGTGGCGTCACCAATAACGGCTTTCTGACCGTTGATGAAATTCGCCGCGTCACGCGTGCGTTCGCCAGTCTGGGAACGGAAAAAGTGCGTCTGACGGGAGGTGAACCGTCACTGCGTCGCGACTTTACCGACATCATCGCCGCCGTGCGTGAAAACGATGCTATTCGTCAGATTGCGGTCACCACGAACGGTTATCGCCTGGCACGTGATGCAGCGACATGGCGGGATGCAGGACTGACGGCGCTTAACGTCAGCGTCGATAGCCTGGATGCGCGTCAGTTTCATGCCATTACCGGACAAGATAAATTTCAACAGGTGATGGCGGGCATTGATGCCGCATTCGATGCCGGTTTCGAAAAAGTAAAGGTGAACACCGTGCTGATGCGCGATGTAAACCATCATCAACTGGATACCTTCCTCGCCTGGATTCAGCCGCGTCCAATTCAACTGCGTTTTATTGAGCTGATGGAAACCGGCGAGGGCAGTTCTCTCTTTCGTAAACACCATATTTCCGGGCAGGTACTGCGCGATGAATTGCTGCGTCGTGGCTGGATCCACCAGCTCCGCCAGCGCAGCGACGGCCCGGCTCAGGTGTTCTGCCACCCTGATTATGCGGGCGAAATTGGTCTGATCATGCCTTATGAGAAAGACTTTTGCGCCACCTGTAATCGTCTGCGCGTTTCCTCTGTTGGCAAACTTCATCTGTGTTTATTTGGTGAAGGCGGCGTTAGCCTGCGTGATTTGCTGGAAGATGACGCGCAACAGTCCGCGCTGGAAGAACGTATTTCGACCGCGCTGCTGGAGAAAAAGCAGACCCATTTTCTGCATCAGAATAATACGGGTATTACACAAAACCTCTCGTATATCGGCGGCTAA
- the uvrB gene encoding excinuclease ABC subunit UvrB, translating into MSKPFKLNSAFKPSGDQPEAIRRLEEGLEDGLAHQTLLGVTGSGKTFTIANVIADLQRPTMVLAPNKTLAAQLYGEMKEFFPDNAVEYFVSYYDYYQPEAYVPSSDTFIEKDASVNEHIEQMRLSATKALLERRDVVVVASVSAIYGLGDPDLYLKMMLHLTVGMIIDQRAILRRLAELQYTRNDQAFQRGTFRVRGEVIDIFPAESDDIALRVELFDEEVERLSLFDPLTGHVESTIPRYTIYPKTHYVTPRERIVQAMEEIKVELADRRKVLLANDKLLEEQRLSQRTQFDLEMMNELGYCSGIENYSRYLSGRGPGEPPPTLFDYLPADGLLVVDESHVTIPQIGGMYRGDRARKETLVEYGFRLPSALDNRPLKFEEFEALAPQTIYVSATPGNYELEKSGDEVVDQVVRPTGLLDPVIEVRPVATQVDDLLSEIRLRAAINERVLVTTLTKRMAEDLTEYLEEHGERVRYLHSDIDTVERMEIIRDLRLGEFDVLVGINLLREGLDMPEVSLVAILDADKEGFLRSERSLIQTIGRAARNINGKAILYGDKITASMAKAIGETERRREKQQQYNEAHGITPQGLNKKVVDILALGQNIAKTKAKGKGKSRAGAKAEVVELDMTPKALQQKIHELEGLMMQHAQNLEFEEAATIRDQLHQLRELFIAAS; encoded by the coding sequence ATGAGTAAACCGTTCAAACTGAATTCCGCTTTTAAACCCTCTGGCGATCAGCCTGAGGCGATCCGTCGTCTGGAAGAGGGGCTGGAGGATGGTCTGGCGCATCAGACGCTGCTGGGCGTAACGGGGTCAGGGAAAACATTCACCATCGCTAACGTGATTGCGGACTTACAGCGTCCGACCATGGTGCTGGCGCCGAACAAGACGCTGGCCGCGCAGTTATACGGTGAGATGAAAGAGTTCTTCCCAGATAACGCAGTGGAGTATTTCGTCTCTTACTACGACTATTATCAGCCGGAAGCGTATGTGCCGAGCTCCGACACCTTTATCGAGAAAGATGCCTCGGTCAACGAACACATTGAACAGATGCGACTGTCGGCCACCAAGGCGCTGCTGGAGCGGCGGGATGTGGTGGTCGTGGCCTCCGTTTCCGCGATCTATGGTCTGGGGGACCCGGACCTGTACCTGAAGATGATGCTGCACCTGACGGTGGGGATGATTATCGATCAGCGTGCGATCCTGCGCCGTCTGGCGGAACTGCAATATACCCGTAACGATCAGGCGTTTCAGCGCGGTACTTTCCGTGTGCGCGGTGAAGTGATCGACATCTTCCCGGCTGAATCGGATGACATTGCGCTGCGCGTGGAACTGTTTGACGAAGAAGTTGAGCGTTTATCGCTGTTTGACCCGTTAACCGGGCACGTTGAATCCACCATTCCCCGCTATACCATTTACCCGAAGACACACTACGTGACGCCACGCGAACGTATTGTGCAGGCGATGGAAGAAATTAAAGTCGAGCTGGCAGACCGGCGTAAAGTCCTGCTGGCAAACGACAAATTGCTGGAGGAACAGCGCTTAAGCCAGCGTACGCAGTTCGATCTGGAAATGATGAACGAACTGGGATACTGCTCGGGCATTGAAAACTATTCCCGCTACTTGTCCGGGCGTGGTCCGGGCGAGCCACCGCCGACGCTGTTTGACTACCTGCCTGCTGATGGCTTGCTGGTGGTGGATGAATCCCACGTGACCATTCCGCAAATCGGCGGGATGTATCGCGGCGACCGGGCGCGTAAAGAGACTCTGGTCGAATACGGATTCCGTCTGCCGTCTGCGCTGGATAACCGACCGTTGAAGTTTGAAGAGTTCGAAGCTCTGGCGCCGCAAACCATCTACGTTTCCGCGACGCCGGGCAACTATGAACTGGAAAAATCCGGTGATGAAGTGGTTGATCAGGTGGTACGACCGACCGGCCTGTTAGACCCGGTGATTGAAGTGCGTCCGGTGGCGACGCAGGTTGACGATCTGCTTTCTGAAATACGTCTCCGTGCAGCGATCAACGAACGCGTACTGGTCACGACATTGACCAAGCGGATGGCTGAAGATCTCACGGAATACCTCGAAGAGCACGGCGAGCGGGTGCGCTACCTGCACTCGGACATCGACACCGTGGAGCGCATGGAAATCATCCGTGACCTGCGTCTGGGTGAGTTTGACGTGTTAGTCGGCATCAACCTGTTACGTGAGGGGCTGGACATGCCTGAGGTCTCGCTGGTGGCGATTCTGGACGCAGACAAAGAAGGGTTCCTGCGTTCTGAGCGTTCGCTTATCCAGACCATTGGACGTGCGGCACGTAACATCAACGGTAAAGCGATTCTCTACGGTGACAAAATTACCGCGTCAATGGCGAAGGCGATCGGTGAAACCGAACGTCGTCGCGAGAAGCAGCAACAATACAACGAAGCGCACGGTATTACGCCTCAGGGGCTGAACAAGAAAGTGGTCGATATTCTGGCGCTGGGTCAGAATATTGCGAAAACCAAGGCTAAAGGGAAAGGTAAGTCTCGTGCAGGCGCGAAGGCTGAGGTGGTCGAACTGGATATGACGCCGAAGGCGCTGCAGCAGAAAATTCATGAGCTGGAAGGGCTGATGATGCAGCATGCGCAGAACCTGGAGTTTGAAGAAGCGGCGACGATTCGCGACCAGTTGCATCAGTTGCGGGAACTGTTTATCGCAGCGTCTTAA
- the moaE gene encoding molybdopterin synthase catalytic subunit MoaE produces the protein MAETRIVVGHAPFSVGEEYPWLAERDEDGAVVTFTGKVRNHNLGDSVQALTLEHYPGMTEKALAEIVEEARGRWPLGRVTVIHRIGELWPGDEIVFVGVTSAHRSSAFDAGQFIMDYLKTRAPFWKREATPEGERWVDARDSDKLAAKRW, from the coding sequence ATGGCGGAAACGCGGATAGTAGTTGGACATGCGCCGTTCAGCGTTGGGGAAGAGTATCCCTGGCTGGCAGAGCGCGATGAAGACGGCGCAGTGGTCACGTTTACCGGTAAAGTCCGTAATCACAACCTCGGCGACAGCGTCCAGGCGTTGACACTGGAACACTATCCAGGCATGACGGAAAAAGCGCTGGCGGAGATCGTTGAAGAGGCGCGCGGGCGTTGGCCGTTGGGGCGTGTGACGGTGATTCATCGCATCGGCGAATTGTGGCCTGGAGATGAGATCGTCTTCGTCGGCGTGACCAGCGCGCATCGCAGCAGTGCGTTTGATGCCGGTCAGTTCATTATGGATTACCTGAAAACCCGCGCACCGTTCTGGAAGCGCGAAGCCACGCCAGAAGGAGAGCGTTGGGTAGACGCGCGTGACAGCGATAAGCTAGCAGCAAAACGCTGGTAG